The following proteins are co-located in the Natator depressus isolate rNatDep1 chromosome 4, rNatDep2.hap1, whole genome shotgun sequence genome:
- the LOC141985816 gene encoding profilin-1-like — MASWKSYIDHLMADGTCQDAAIVGYKDVPSVWAAVPGKIFVGISPVEMNVLLGKDRSLLFVNGLTLGGQKCSVIRDNLMMDGEFTMDLRTKSIKGEPTFNITISRTARTLVVLMGKEGIHGGNVNMKCFEMACYLRNAGY; from the coding sequence ATGGCCAGTTGGAAATCCTACATTGACCACCTGATGGCTGATGGGACATGCCAGGATGCTGCCATTGTTGGTTACAAGGATGTTCCTTCTGTGTGGGCTGCTGTCCCTGGCAAGATCTTTGTGGGCATCTCTCCTGTGGAGATGAATGTGTTACTGGGGAAAGATCGTTCTCTGCTATTTGTCAATGGACTGACACTGGGAGGCCAGAAGTGCTCAGTGATCAGAGACAATCTGATGATGGATGGAGAGTTCACCATGGATCTGAGAACAAAGAGCATTAAAGGAGAACCCACTTTCAACATTACAATCTCCCGAACAGCCAGAACTTTGGTTGTGCTAATGGGCAAAGAAGGAATCCATGGAGGAAATGttaacatgaaatgttttgagatgGCTTGCTACTTAAGAAATGCAGGGTATTGA